The following proteins are encoded in a genomic region of Rubrobacter xylanophilus DSM 9941:
- a CDS encoding glycosyltransferase family 2 protein, translating into MSLPAPHPALRVCVVVPARNEEDGIGACLHALARQRGVRPEEYEVLLVLDACTDATAERALAAAAEHPRLRLHLLRGPGRGAGHARRVGMEAACRRLLRVGRPGGLISSTDADTVVAGDWIAAQLAAAAGGARAIGGRIELGEGSGDLPAGVARWREEHGSPGLRGRFSGASMALTAEAYRQVGGLAPRAALEDEHLERLLVQRGISIALPEGVRVRTSARTAGRAPRGLARDLALASWFERNTYGASEAAGAPAGRSTGAVLYSARGAAHAAAAAAELLEAGLARWATPVGPDGPEDTPEGFGPVRGFGDALWRGLAATPGETLVFLDAEAAGARERARALLSPLAARSGLRLACGFRDPGAGRPAPVAVRSLLNLYLPEAAGFVDPNPSEFAARRALLEELPFPAGPGVGAGLLVDAVRREGVEAVAQVRLRGAPGSSEDPEETAYAALAAALFRLGAGDPEELSPGQLFRASPEGLRRSGVAVEERPPLRRAGGGRGLPAAGRSGGRRAPPPCSAGSPP; encoded by the coding sequence ATGAGCCTCCCCGCTCCCCACCCGGCGCTGCGCGTCTGCGTCGTCGTCCCGGCGCGCAACGAGGAGGACGGGATCGGGGCGTGCCTGCACGCCCTCGCCCGCCAGAGAGGGGTGCGGCCGGAGGAGTACGAGGTGCTCCTGGTGCTCGACGCCTGCACGGACGCGACCGCCGAGCGGGCGCTCGCGGCGGCCGCGGAGCACCCCCGGCTGCGGCTGCACCTGCTGCGGGGGCCGGGCAGGGGGGCCGGGCACGCGCGCCGGGTGGGCATGGAGGCCGCCTGCCGGCGGCTGCTCCGGGTGGGGAGGCCGGGGGGTCTGATCTCCTCTACCGACGCGGACACGGTGGTCGCCGGCGACTGGATCGCCGCCCAGCTCGCCGCCGCCGCGGGCGGCGCCCGGGCGATCGGCGGCAGGATAGAGCTCGGGGAGGGGAGCGGAGATCTCCCGGCGGGGGTGGCCCGCTGGAGGGAGGAGCACGGGAGCCCCGGGCTCCGGGGGCGCTTCAGCGGCGCCTCGATGGCCCTCACCGCCGAGGCCTACCGCCAGGTCGGCGGGCTCGCGCCCCGGGCGGCGCTGGAGGACGAGCACCTGGAGCGGCTCCTGGTGCAGCGCGGCATCAGCATCGCGCTCCCGGAGGGCGTCCGGGTGCGCACCTCGGCCCGCACCGCGGGGCGGGCGCCGAGGGGTCTGGCGCGCGACCTGGCGCTGGCCTCCTGGTTCGAGCGGAACACCTACGGCGCATCGGAGGCGGCGGGAGCGCCCGCAGGGCGGAGCACGGGGGCCGTGCTCTACTCCGCCCGCGGGGCCGCACACGCCGCGGCGGCGGCCGCCGAGCTGCTGGAGGCGGGCCTCGCGCGGTGGGCGACGCCGGTGGGGCCCGACGGGCCGGAAGATACCCCCGAAGGCTTCGGGCCGGTGCGGGGGTTCGGGGACGCCCTCTGGCGCGGGCTCGCCGCGACCCCCGGCGAGACGCTCGTGTTCCTCGACGCGGAGGCGGCGGGCGCCCGGGAGCGGGCCCGCGCCCTGCTCTCCCCGCTCGCGGCGCGGAGCGGGCTGCGCCTCGCCTGCGGCTTCCGCGACCCCGGCGCGGGGCGTCCCGCGCCGGTCGCGGTGCGCTCCCTCCTGAACCTCTACCTCCCGGAGGCGGCCGGGTTCGTGGACCCGAACCCCTCCGAGTTCGCCGCCCGGAGGGCTCTGCTCGAGGAGCTGCCGTTCCCGGCCGGGCCCGGGGTGGGCGCCGGGCTGCTGGTGGATGCCGTCCGGCGGGAGGGGGTGGAGGCCGTCGCGCAGGTCCGGCTGCGTGGCGCGCCCGGGAGCAGCGAAGACCCCGAGGAGACGGCCTACGCCGCGCTCGCCGCCGCGCTCTTCCGGCTGGGCGCGGGCGACCCGGAGGAGCTCTCGCCCGGACAGCTCTTCCGGGCCTCCCCCGAGGGGCTGCGGCGCAGCGGCGTGGCGGTCGAGGAGCGCCCCCCGCTCAGGAGGGCGGGGGGCGGGAGGGGCCTTCCAGCGGCCGGCCGCAGTGGGGGCAGACGCGCCCCTCCTCCCTGCTCCGCCGGATCTCCTCCATGA
- a CDS encoding SIR2 family NAD-dependent protein deacylase, translated as MEQAEIPRELARTLRGARGVAALTGSGVSAESGVPTFRDAQTGLWERFDPEELATPEAFLRDPKLVWEWYSWRRELVARAEPNPAHRALADLERRVPSFALITQNVDGLHRRAGSRNVIELHGNILRTVCSAERLPREPGEGAPPRCPRCGAPLRPDVVWFGEALPPGAMEAASEAARSCEVFLCVGTSGVVYPAAGLPREAAGAGALVVEVNPEPTPVTPLAAFALRGRAGELLPALVAAAFSAG; from the coding sequence ATGGAGCAGGCGGAGATCCCGCGGGAGCTCGCCCGGACGTTGCGGGGGGCGCGCGGGGTCGCCGCCCTCACCGGCTCCGGGGTCTCCGCGGAGAGCGGGGTCCCCACCTTCCGCGACGCCCAGACGGGGCTGTGGGAGCGCTTTGACCCGGAGGAGCTCGCCACCCCGGAGGCCTTCCTGCGCGACCCGAAGCTGGTCTGGGAGTGGTACTCCTGGCGGCGCGAGCTGGTCGCGCGGGCCGAGCCCAACCCCGCCCATCGGGCGCTCGCCGACCTGGAGCGGCGCGTCCCCTCCTTCGCCCTCATCACCCAGAACGTCGACGGGCTGCACCGGCGGGCCGGGAGCAGGAACGTTATAGAGCTGCACGGCAACATCCTGCGCACCGTGTGCTCCGCCGAGCGGCTCCCCCGGGAGCCCGGGGAGGGAGCCCCGCCGCGCTGCCCGCGCTGCGGCGCCCCGCTGCGGCCGGACGTGGTCTGGTTCGGGGAGGCGCTCCCCCCGGGGGCCATGGAGGCGGCCTCGGAGGCGGCCCGCAGCTGCGAGGTCTTTCTGTGCGTCGGGACCTCGGGCGTGGTCTACCCGGCCGCCGGGCTGCCCCGCGAGGCGGCCGGGGCCGGGGCGCTGGTGGTGGAGGTGAACCCCGAGCCCACGCCCGTCACCCCGCTCGCGGCCTTCGCCCTGCGCGGCCGGGCGGGGGAGCTCCTTCCGGCGCTGGTCGCGGCGGCCTTCTCCGCCGGGTAG
- a CDS encoding ABC1 kinase family protein has product MGGRSGNLRRFAQIGRVLVRHGFGFVFDARRERREERGLQEVLAPSFGARLRRALDDLGPTFVKFGQLLSTRSDILPESVLAELRKLQDTVAPMPPGAAQAIVERELGAPVERLFESFDPEPLGSASIGQVHRAVLRDGRVVAVKVQRPEARPRVESDLELMRELAAFIDRRFGERIFVDVPGLVAEFEGVIRRELDYTAEAENARRFRANFAGSRVRIPAVHTDLSTSRVLTLEYVEGTRFYAIRPLLLRPSERRRVAELGAEAIFRMAFEHGFFHGDPHPGNLILTPEGDLALLDFGMVGFLSRGDIDALGRLFVAVIDRDAPAVLVGLEELGVQYAPEVRADLVQDVGEFLHKYSGLSVGEVTLGQALSELISLARRYRLRVPPVFPLLTKALVTAEGIARSIDPTLNVYEVARPYARRLLLGRYRPRAVGEAVEERALEYARYAEDYPEQVRQLLSELADGELEVRLRHRGLDNLAGEVDVLANRLVFAVVTGALIVGSSVLGAFELGGPAVPYIGVPLVSFVGFSLAIALASVVLVIIFRSGRL; this is encoded by the coding sequence ATGGGCGGGAGGTCCGGCAACCTGCGGCGGTTCGCCCAGATCGGGCGGGTCCTCGTCCGCCACGGGTTCGGCTTCGTCTTCGACGCCCGCCGGGAGCGTCGCGAGGAGCGCGGGCTGCAGGAGGTGCTCGCCCCGAGCTTCGGGGCGCGGCTGCGCCGGGCGCTGGACGACCTGGGGCCGACCTTCGTCAAGTTCGGCCAGCTGCTCTCCACCCGCTCGGACATCCTGCCCGAGAGCGTGCTCGCCGAGCTCCGCAAGCTGCAGGACACCGTGGCCCCCATGCCCCCCGGTGCGGCGCAGGCCATCGTGGAGCGGGAGCTCGGGGCGCCGGTGGAGCGGCTCTTTGAGAGCTTCGACCCCGAGCCGCTGGGCTCGGCCAGCATCGGGCAGGTGCACCGGGCGGTCCTCAGGGACGGCCGGGTGGTGGCGGTCAAGGTGCAGCGCCCCGAGGCACGCCCGCGCGTGGAGTCGGACCTGGAGCTCATGCGCGAGCTCGCCGCCTTTATAGACCGGAGGTTCGGCGAGCGGATCTTCGTGGACGTGCCGGGGCTCGTGGCCGAGTTCGAGGGCGTGATCCGGCGGGAGCTGGACTACACCGCGGAGGCCGAGAACGCCCGCCGCTTCCGGGCCAACTTCGCGGGGAGCCGGGTGAGGATACCGGCGGTCCACACAGACCTCTCCACCTCCCGGGTGCTCACGCTGGAGTACGTGGAGGGGACGCGCTTCTACGCCATCCGGCCCCTGCTCCTGCGCCCCTCCGAGCGGCGGCGGGTGGCCGAGCTGGGGGCGGAGGCCATCTTCCGGATGGCCTTCGAGCACGGCTTCTTCCACGGCGACCCGCACCCGGGCAACCTCATCCTCACCCCGGAGGGGGATCTCGCCCTGCTGGACTTCGGGATGGTGGGCTTTCTGAGCCGGGGGGACATAGACGCCCTGGGGCGGCTGTTCGTGGCGGTCATAGACCGCGACGCGCCCGCCGTGCTCGTGGGGCTCGAGGAGCTCGGCGTGCAGTACGCGCCCGAGGTGCGGGCCGACCTCGTGCAGGACGTCGGGGAGTTCCTGCACAAGTACTCCGGGCTCTCCGTGGGGGAGGTGACGCTCGGGCAGGCGCTCTCCGAGCTGATCTCTTTGGCCCGGCGCTACCGGCTGCGGGTGCCGCCGGTCTTCCCGCTTTTGACGAAGGCGCTGGTGACCGCCGAGGGGATAGCGCGCTCCATAGACCCGACCCTCAACGTCTACGAGGTGGCCCGGCCCTACGCCCGCCGGCTGCTGCTGGGGCGCTACCGGCCGCGGGCCGTCGGGGAGGCGGTGGAGGAGCGGGCGCTGGAGTACGCCCGCTACGCCGAGGACTACCCCGAGCAGGTCCGCCAGCTCCTCTCCGAGCTCGCCGATGGGGAGCTCGAGGTGCGGCTGCGCCACCGGGGGCTCGACAACCTGGCCGGGGAGGTGGACGTGCTCGCCAACCGGCTGGTCTTCGCGGTGGTGACCGGGGCCCTCATCGTGGGCTCCTCCGTGCTCGGGGCCTTCGAGCTGGGCGGGCCGGCGGTGCCCTACATCGGGGTGCCGCTCGTGAGCTTCGTGGGCTTCAGCCTCGCCATCGCGCTCGCCTCGGTGGTGCTGGTGATCATCTTCCGCTCCGGGCGGCTGTGA
- a CDS encoding MBL fold metallo-hydrolase — protein MEIERVAVSFDGFEVNSYVVHAPQGELVVDAGAEPERILGRLRGEAVAILITHGHADHIGALEEVRRATGAPVYMHPADAEPAGVAGYDPLEDGRLLELGGAALRVLHTPGHSPGSVTFVLGEDQLVGDLILPGSVGRTDIPGASWEEIELSLRRVMPLWSERTRLYCGHGPVLSAAEERAKNPYLPPEVA, from the coding sequence GTGGAGATCGAACGCGTCGCCGTCTCCTTCGACGGCTTCGAGGTCAACTCCTACGTGGTGCACGCCCCGCAGGGCGAGCTGGTCGTGGACGCCGGGGCGGAGCCGGAGAGGATCCTCGGGCGGCTGCGGGGCGAGGCGGTGGCCATCCTGATCACCCACGGGCACGCGGACCACATCGGGGCGCTGGAGGAGGTGCGCCGGGCGACGGGCGCCCCGGTCTACATGCACCCGGCGGACGCCGAGCCCGCGGGGGTGGCGGGCTACGACCCGCTGGAGGACGGCCGGCTCCTGGAGCTCGGGGGGGCCGCGCTGCGGGTGCTGCACACCCCCGGCCACTCGCCGGGCTCGGTCACCTTCGTGCTCGGGGAGGACCAGCTGGTGGGCGACCTGATCCTGCCGGGCAGCGTGGGCCGCACCGACATCCCCGGCGCCTCCTGGGAGGAGATAGAGCTCTCTCTGCGCAGGGTCATGCCTCTGTGGTCCGAGAGGACCCGGCTGTACTGCGGGCACGGGCCGGTGCTCTCGGCCGCCGAGGAGCGCGCGAAGAACCCCTACCTCCCTCCGGAGGTCGCGTGA
- a CDS encoding RelA/SpoT family protein yields METARAQGRVRGAAGPPVTISALLEKVLGYWPDQSAEELIAEAYNLAHAAHRGQRRRSGEPFILHPLATADILADLRMDPTTIAAALLHDVLEDTGVTKEELAGRFGAEVAEIVDGVTKLKRLPSGNLEEAQAESLRKMIVAMSRDVRVIIIKLADRLHNMRTLEYLKRETQLEKATETLEIYAPLAHRLGIYSLKWELEDLAFATLHPRRYEEIKRLVAARRDEREAFISARAAELKRYLSEAGIEAEVRGRVKHFYSIYNKMVRRNKEFNEIYDLAGLRVIVGSVRDCYGALGVIHSVWKPIPGRFKDYIAMPKFNMYQSLHTTVMSNEGKLLEIQIRTEEMDRTAEYGIAAHWMYKEGVGENGRADRLAWLKSMMEWQQETSSALEFMEALKGELGADEVYVFTPKGDVISLPSGATPIDFAYHVHTEVGHRCIGAKVNGRIVPLDSELVSGDRVEIITGKSASPSRDWLSVVKSGRARNKIRQYFNKADREENLASGREKVMELLKKRRLNNVPHEVLEEVAADSNYQSLDDLFAAVGQGALSAENVVHRVAERVEPPEEESAPRSPALAPLPLPDEGRPDEETGVRVIGASGILTRLARCCTPMPGDEIVGYVSLGRGVVVHAAGCPNARALRERDPDRFVEVEWAVGDGKLFTVELMVEALDRMHLLRDITATISDSGVSILSARVDTIEERTALSRFAFRAASAQHVDEIIRKVRAIPDVYDVYRVSRDGTPIER; encoded by the coding sequence ATGGAGACCGCAAGGGCACAGGGACGGGTCAGGGGCGCGGCTGGGCCGCCGGTCACCATCTCCGCGCTTTTGGAGAAGGTGCTCGGGTACTGGCCCGACCAGAGCGCCGAGGAGCTGATCGCCGAGGCCTACAACCTGGCGCACGCCGCCCACCGGGGGCAGCGGCGCCGGAGCGGGGAGCCCTTTATCCTGCACCCGCTGGCCACCGCGGACATCCTCGCCGACCTCCGGATGGACCCCACCACCATCGCGGCGGCGCTGCTGCACGACGTGCTGGAGGACACCGGGGTCACCAAGGAGGAGCTCGCCGGGAGGTTCGGCGCGGAGGTGGCCGAGATCGTGGACGGGGTCACCAAGCTCAAGAGGCTGCCCAGCGGGAATCTGGAGGAGGCGCAGGCCGAGTCGCTGCGGAAGATGATCGTGGCCATGAGCCGGGACGTGCGCGTGATCATCATCAAGCTGGCCGACCGGCTGCACAACATGCGCACCCTTGAGTACCTCAAGCGGGAGACCCAGCTCGAGAAGGCCACCGAGACGCTCGAGATCTACGCCCCGCTGGCGCACCGCCTCGGGATCTACTCGCTCAAGTGGGAGCTCGAGGATCTGGCCTTCGCCACCCTCCACCCGCGGCGCTACGAGGAGATAAAGCGGCTGGTGGCCGCCCGGCGGGACGAGCGGGAGGCGTTCATCAGCGCCCGGGCCGCCGAGCTCAAGCGCTACCTCTCCGAGGCAGGCATCGAGGCCGAGGTCAGGGGCCGGGTCAAGCACTTCTACTCCATCTACAACAAGATGGTCCGCCGCAACAAGGAGTTCAACGAGATCTACGACCTGGCGGGCCTGAGGGTGATCGTGGGCTCCGTGCGCGACTGCTACGGGGCGCTGGGGGTCATCCACTCCGTCTGGAAGCCGATCCCCGGGCGCTTCAAGGACTACATCGCGATGCCCAAGTTCAACATGTACCAGTCGCTGCACACCACGGTGATGTCCAACGAGGGCAAGCTGCTGGAGATACAGATCCGCACCGAGGAGATGGACCGCACCGCCGAGTACGGCATCGCCGCGCACTGGATGTACAAGGAGGGGGTCGGCGAGAACGGGCGGGCGGACCGGCTGGCCTGGCTGAAGAGCATGATGGAGTGGCAGCAGGAGACCTCCAGCGCCCTGGAGTTCATGGAGGCGCTCAAGGGCGAGCTCGGCGCCGACGAGGTCTACGTCTTCACCCCCAAGGGGGACGTGATAAGCCTCCCCTCCGGGGCCACCCCGATAGACTTCGCCTACCACGTGCACACCGAGGTCGGCCACCGCTGCATCGGGGCGAAGGTGAACGGCAGGATCGTCCCGCTGGACTCGGAGCTGGTCTCCGGGGACCGGGTGGAGATCATCACCGGCAAGTCGGCGAGCCCCTCCCGCGACTGGCTCTCGGTGGTCAAGAGCGGCCGGGCGCGCAACAAGATCCGGCAGTACTTCAACAAGGCGGACCGGGAGGAGAACCTCGCCTCCGGGCGGGAGAAGGTGATGGAGCTGCTCAAGAAGCGGCGCCTGAACAACGTGCCGCACGAGGTGCTGGAGGAGGTGGCCGCGGACTCCAACTACCAGAGCCTCGACGACCTCTTCGCCGCCGTGGGGCAGGGCGCCCTCTCGGCGGAGAACGTGGTGCACCGGGTGGCCGAGAGGGTGGAGCCCCCGGAGGAGGAGAGCGCGCCCCGCAGCCCGGCGCTCGCCCCGCTGCCGCTCCCCGACGAGGGGCGGCCGGACGAGGAGACGGGGGTGCGGGTGATCGGGGCGAGCGGCATCCTGACCCGGCTGGCGCGCTGCTGCACCCCGATGCCCGGCGACGAGATCGTGGGCTACGTCTCGCTGGGGCGTGGGGTGGTGGTGCACGCCGCCGGCTGCCCCAACGCCCGCGCGCTGCGGGAGCGCGACCCGGACCGCTTCGTGGAGGTGGAGTGGGCCGTGGGGGACGGGAAGCTCTTCACCGTGGAGCTGATGGTCGAGGCCCTCGACAGGATGCACCTTCTGCGCGACATCACCGCGACCATCTCCGACTCGGGGGTGAGCATCCTCTCCGCCCGGGTGGACACCATCGAGGAGCGCACCGCCCTCAGCCGCTTCGCCTTCCGGGCGGCGAGCGCCCAGCACGTGGACGAGATCATCCGGAAGGTGCGCGCGATCCCGGACGTCTACGACGTCTACCGGGTCTCGCGCGACGGCACGCCGATCGAGAGGTAG
- the hisS gene encoding histidine--tRNA ligase: protein MSYRRPKGTYDVYPGDAARQEPHERPDLWDRLYDAARDLFRRYGYAEVRTPVFEEAELFVRSTGETSDIVRKEMFVFRDKAGRELALRPEGTAGVVRAYVEHGLYKLAQPVKMWYFGPMFRHERQQKGRYRQHTQIGAEVLGSGDPLVDVEVVALLYAIHRSAGVREEVIHLNNLGDVETRRRYVPELRAFLERHRSELDPDSVARIETNPLRTFDSKDPNTRAVLREAPLIGEYLSEEAAAHLRAVEEGLEALGIPYVRDERLVRGLDYYTSTVFEAKSPVLGAQDTVGAGGRYNRLVEELGGPDVPGIGFGTGVERVLLAARAAEPESALDAFFVTLSPEARLPALQLAEALRAEGLSCELDYAGRSPKGQFRQADRSGASYAVVLGEEELSGGFCTLRDMKSGEERRVSGGPKGLLRAIAG from the coding sequence GTGAGCTACCGGCGGCCCAAGGGCACCTACGACGTCTACCCGGGGGACGCCGCCCGGCAGGAGCCGCACGAGCGCCCGGACCTCTGGGACCGCCTCTACGACGCCGCGCGCGACCTCTTCCGGCGCTACGGGTACGCCGAGGTCAGGACCCCCGTCTTCGAGGAGGCGGAGCTCTTTGTCCGGAGCACCGGGGAGACCTCGGACATCGTCCGCAAGGAGATGTTCGTCTTCCGGGACAAGGCCGGCAGGGAGCTCGCCTTGAGGCCGGAGGGCACCGCCGGGGTGGTGCGGGCCTACGTGGAGCACGGCCTGTACAAGCTCGCCCAGCCGGTGAAGATGTGGTACTTCGGGCCGATGTTCCGCCACGAGCGCCAGCAGAAGGGCCGCTACCGGCAGCACACCCAGATAGGCGCCGAGGTGCTCGGCTCCGGCGACCCCCTCGTCGACGTGGAGGTCGTGGCCCTGCTCTACGCGATCCACCGCTCCGCCGGCGTGCGCGAGGAGGTCATCCACCTCAACAACCTGGGGGACGTGGAGACCCGGCGGCGCTACGTCCCGGAGCTCAGGGCGTTTCTGGAGCGGCACCGCTCGGAGCTGGACCCGGACTCGGTGGCCCGGATCGAGACGAACCCCCTGCGGACCTTCGACTCCAAGGACCCGAACACCCGGGCGGTCCTGCGGGAGGCCCCCCTGATCGGGGAGTACCTCAGCGAGGAGGCAGCCGCCCACCTGCGGGCCGTGGAGGAGGGGCTCGAGGCCCTCGGCATCCCCTACGTGCGCGACGAGCGGCTGGTCCGCGGTCTGGACTACTACACCTCCACGGTCTTCGAGGCCAAGAGCCCGGTGCTCGGGGCGCAGGACACCGTCGGGGCGGGGGGCCGCTACAACCGGCTGGTGGAGGAGCTGGGGGGGCCGGACGTGCCGGGGATAGGCTTCGGCACGGGGGTGGAGAGGGTCCTCCTGGCGGCCCGCGCCGCGGAGCCGGAGAGCGCCCTCGACGCCTTCTTCGTCACCCTGAGCCCGGAGGCGCGCCTGCCGGCGCTGCAGCTGGCCGAGGCGCTGCGGGCTGAGGGGCTCTCCTGCGAGCTGGACTACGCCGGGCGCAGCCCCAAGGGCCAGTTCCGGCAGGCCGACCGCTCGGGGGCCTCCTACGCGGTGGTGCTCGGCGAGGAGGAGCTCTCCGGGGGCTTCTGCACCCTGCGCGACATGAAGAGCGGCGAGGAGCGGCGCGTCTCCGGGGGGCCGAAGGGCCTGCTGCGGGCCATAGCCGGGTAG
- a CDS encoding ion transporter yields MRRRVFEVLEGGTGGPAGRLFVAFIVSLILLNVAAAMLETVRGVDARYGEALDAFGAASVGVFTAEYALRLWSCTASPRYSHPVWGRARFALTPLALVDLCAILPFYLSFLFAADLRSLRLLRLLWLSRLLKVDRYSEAFAMLWRVVCRRRDELVLTLTVGAVLLVISSTLMYFVERDAQPRAFSSIPAAMWWAVQTLTTVGYGDVYPATPLGKLLGGVVATLGVGMFALPAGILGSGLMEEIRRSREEGRVCPHCGRPLEGPSRPPPS; encoded by the coding sequence GTGAGGCGGCGGGTCTTCGAGGTTCTGGAGGGCGGGACCGGGGGGCCCGCCGGGCGCCTCTTCGTGGCGTTTATAGTCTCTTTGATCCTGCTGAACGTCGCCGCGGCGATGCTCGAGACGGTGAGGGGCGTGGACGCCCGCTACGGGGAGGCGCTCGACGCCTTCGGCGCGGCCTCGGTCGGCGTCTTCACGGCGGAGTATGCGCTGCGGCTGTGGAGCTGCACCGCGAGCCCGCGCTACTCCCACCCGGTGTGGGGGAGGGCGCGCTTCGCGCTCACCCCGCTGGCCCTCGTCGATCTCTGCGCCATCCTCCCCTTCTACCTCTCGTTCCTTTTCGCCGCCGACCTGCGCTCCCTGCGCCTCCTGCGCCTCCTGTGGCTCTCGCGGCTGCTGAAGGTGGACCGCTACTCGGAGGCCTTCGCGATGCTGTGGCGGGTGGTCTGCCGCCGGCGCGACGAGCTGGTGCTCACCCTGACCGTGGGGGCGGTGCTGCTCGTGATCTCCTCGACGCTCATGTACTTCGTGGAGCGGGACGCCCAGCCCCGGGCCTTCTCCAGCATCCCGGCGGCGATGTGGTGGGCGGTGCAGACCCTGACGACCGTCGGCTACGGGGACGTCTACCCCGCGACCCCGCTCGGCAAGCTGCTCGGCGGGGTGGTGGCGACGCTGGGCGTGGGGATGTTCGCCCTCCCCGCGGGCATCCTCGGCTCGGGGCTCATGGAGGAGATCCGGCGGAGCAGGGAGGAGGGGCGCGTCTGCCCCCACTGCGGCCGGCCGCTGGAAGGCCCCTCCCGCCCCCCGCCCTCCTGA
- the secF gene encoding protein translocase subunit SecF, giving the protein MFERLDFVRRWRLWFAISGILLAAGILAIALGRLEFGIDFQGGVQFTAADASRRLGEGELRDQLPPFVRQDAVIQRLGEEGYEVRTPVLNRQQTNQVQRAVQEALGAEVSVTSVSPSFGEQVRDQALQAVAASLLLIVFFITVRYEFAFALAAMAALVHDILMTVGFYAIVGREVNLVTVVAVLTVLGYSLYDTVIIFDRIRENSPSVGYNRRRFDEVINTSIRQVIRRSIYTSVSTLIPITALLVFGRSTLTDFAFALLVGIVAGTYSSIFIASPILSLYKAWRAGKLGSAARAA; this is encoded by the coding sequence GTGTTCGAGAGGTTGGACTTCGTCCGGCGCTGGAGGCTGTGGTTCGCGATCTCCGGCATCCTGCTCGCCGCGGGCATCCTGGCCATCGCCCTGGGCCGGCTGGAGTTCGGCATAGACTTCCAGGGCGGGGTGCAGTTCACCGCGGCCGACGCCTCCCGGCGGCTCGGGGAGGGGGAGCTGCGGGACCAGCTGCCCCCCTTCGTGCGGCAGGACGCCGTGATCCAGCGCCTCGGCGAGGAGGGCTACGAGGTCCGCACCCCCGTTCTGAACCGGCAGCAGACCAACCAGGTGCAGCGGGCCGTGCAGGAGGCGCTCGGGGCCGAGGTCAGCGTCACCAGCGTGAGCCCGAGCTTCGGGGAGCAGGTGCGCGACCAGGCGCTGCAGGCGGTGGCCGCGTCGCTCCTTCTCATCGTGTTCTTCATCACCGTACGCTACGAGTTCGCCTTCGCGCTCGCGGCGATGGCGGCGCTGGTGCACGACATCCTCATGACCGTGGGCTTCTACGCCATCGTGGGGCGGGAGGTGAACCTGGTGACGGTGGTGGCGGTCCTGACCGTGCTCGGCTACTCGCTGTACGACACGGTCATCATCTTCGACAGGATCCGGGAGAACTCCCCGAGCGTCGGCTACAACCGGCGGCGCTTCGACGAGGTCATCAACACCTCCATCCGGCAGGTCATCCGGCGTTCCATCTACACCTCCGTCTCCACCCTCATCCCCATAACGGCGCTCCTGGTCTTCGGCCGCTCCACGCTGACCGACTTCGCCTTCGCGCTGCTGGTCGGGATCGTCGCGGGCACCTACAGCTCCATCTTCATAGCCTCGCCGATCCTCTCGCTGTACAAGGCCTGGCGGGCGGGGAAGCTGGGCTCCGCGGCGCGCGCGGCCTAG
- a CDS encoding phasin family protein — protein MRGTIGETLERLILLQIGAAAATRDKVEEIVERLIEQGRVEREEGRTLVDQVLRRARERSSGARSLVDSSMQQGLRSAGLPTREDYEDLLFRVEQLEHRVRMLEGRPEGRPSAPPQAGGPEGVTGPGEQRPPREGPETPPGL, from the coding sequence ATGCGCGGAACGATCGGCGAGACCCTGGAGCGCCTCATCCTGCTGCAGATAGGGGCCGCGGCGGCCACCAGGGACAAGGTGGAGGAGATCGTGGAGCGCCTGATCGAGCAGGGCCGCGTGGAGCGCGAGGAGGGCAGGACGCTGGTGGACCAGGTGCTCCGGCGCGCCCGGGAGCGCTCCTCCGGGGCCCGTTCGCTGGTGGACTCCTCGATGCAGCAGGGGCTCAGGAGCGCGGGGCTGCCCACCAGAGAGGACTACGAGGATCTGCTCTTCCGCGTGGAGCAGCTCGAGCACCGGGTGCGGATGCTGGAGGGACGCCCCGAGGGACGCCCGTCCGCCCCCCCGCAGGCCGGAGGGCCCGAGGGCGTCACCGGCCCCGGGGAGCAGCGCCCGCCGCGCGAGGGCCCCGAGACCCCGCCCGGGCTCTAG